The Streptomyces aurantiacus genome includes a region encoding these proteins:
- a CDS encoding class F sortase, whose product MSSARPPVRRHAALPAPARIALVVSAVVTVLSGCSSAPDRTEPAAPNSPAAAGAPSPGATEATEATQPAVPTEVAIPSIGVTSSLMELGRNADGTVEVPPAEKGMTAGWYIGGSVPGEVGPAVIIGHNDTRFGKAVFHDLKKISKGADITVTDDRGEAAHFTVTGTESVSKNAFPTDKVYGPTEDHALRLVTCDGDFDAEGHPVNNLIVYATLD is encoded by the coding sequence GTGTCCTCTGCACGCCCACCGGTACGGCGCCACGCCGCCCTGCCGGCCCCTGCCCGTATCGCCCTCGTCGTCTCCGCGGTTGTCACCGTGCTCTCCGGCTGTTCATCCGCTCCCGACCGGACCGAACCGGCCGCCCCGAACTCTCCTGCAGCCGCCGGCGCCCCCTCACCCGGCGCCACAGAGGCCACAGAGGCCACGCAGCCGGCCGTCCCCACCGAGGTCGCCATCCCCTCGATCGGGGTCACCAGTTCACTGATGGAGCTCGGTCGCAACGCGGACGGAACCGTGGAGGTCCCCCCAGCGGAGAAGGGCATGACCGCCGGCTGGTACATCGGCGGATCCGTGCCCGGTGAAGTCGGTCCGGCCGTCATCATCGGCCACAACGACACGCGCTTCGGCAAGGCGGTCTTCCACGACCTCAAGAAGATCTCCAAGGGCGCGGACATCACCGTCACCGACGACCGAGGCGAAGCGGCGCACTTCACCGTCACGGGCACCGAGAGCGTCAGCAAGAACGCCTTCCCCACCGACAAGGTGTACGGCCCCACCGAGGACCACGCCCTGCGACTGGTCACCTGCGACGGCGACTTCGACGCCGAGGGGCACCCGGTGAACAACCTCATCGTCTACGCGACGCTGGACTGA
- a CDS encoding glycoside hydrolase, which yields MSDRHRIVRALAPAVPLVLGASLVAAPAVSAQSPPLDAVTVRIDPSYQQQEFEGWGTSLVWFANATGRYPEPIRRRLVDMLFGEDGLGLNIARYNIGGGNAPDVRKDYMKTGATMEGFWKAPEGTTRQDTDWWDPNNPDHWDWNADAGQRWWVDQIKDKITRWESFSNSPPWFQTVSGYVSGGLDSSADQIRTDRVDDFATYLVRVTERMEKAHGIEFDTIAPLNEPNTPYWGTQIGADGQPTGGRQEGAHAGPALQEKVLLALDKALDGARTDAEISAMDETNPSIFTQNWNAYGPSARAAVPQLNVHTYGTGMRTSARDIAKGADKKLWMSEVEGTWGTGTDFTGMDPGLGIATRMVDDMRELEPSAWVFWQPVEDATPQAAAGKNWGSIHVPFNCTAADTLETCPIRANSKFHTIRNFTHHIRPGDHFVKVDDPSSVAAVRKSGRAATVVHVNSGTAARSVTLDLSRFGRISPRASVTPVVTSADGALVRGTPVRVDDRSATLAVPAKSVTTFLVEGVGGVAEDAALVQRGHLYRLQGTQSGKSLAPSEDGSGVVVRTTDADSTRQLWSVRQLTRGTDNRERYTLTTAQGGRRLAVRDNQAVLDEPGTAGGKVAEAAQWIMSTTGDGSWTFVNAATGRLLDVTGQSSADGATVSTYTPTSAANQRWAVTDETVLRTEPAEVFTVPGLRPTLPQTVKPVFRDGARGSLPVVWDIPPDRKWRDPGTVRVKGEATDPLGRTIPAKAVVTVDTIASTLPGRAKTYVGGKPQLPPTVTGVGRHGGRTDLPVSWNAAPDGAFDTTGVVTLRGVARIPGGDTAVATVRVQVTEPAATNVAPDEDVSVAATFTESGYSAERLRNGNTSEKAWSNWKPGNTKNPSDTVTFTLPQARDLNRLVAHFHRDGSSSSFPGSMKVQVRAADDGPWVDASDTVAVGTEGTPVVDVPLKAGPSNGVRVVMTARQGGYITMSEIEVYARTPGSSADAAAASVEVAGKPVTSFDPDTTTYRVVTDDPKRSAVTATARDPYATVTVDRTTESGKTTAVVSVTSEDGSKTRKYRIDLVRR from the coding sequence GTGTCTGATCGGCATCGCATCGTCCGGGCATTGGCCCCAGCGGTTCCCCTGGTGCTCGGTGCGAGTCTCGTGGCCGCCCCGGCGGTGAGCGCACAGTCGCCACCGCTGGACGCGGTCACCGTGCGGATCGACCCGTCCTACCAGCAGCAGGAGTTCGAGGGGTGGGGGACGAGTCTCGTCTGGTTCGCCAACGCCACGGGCCGCTATCCGGAACCGATCCGAAGACGGCTCGTCGACATGCTGTTCGGCGAGGACGGCCTCGGTCTCAACATCGCCCGCTACAACATCGGCGGCGGAAACGCCCCGGACGTCCGCAAGGACTACATGAAGACGGGCGCGACCATGGAGGGCTTCTGGAAGGCCCCCGAGGGAACCACCCGGCAGGACACCGACTGGTGGGATCCGAACAACCCGGACCACTGGGACTGGAACGCCGACGCGGGGCAGCGCTGGTGGGTGGACCAGATCAAGGACAAGATCACCCGCTGGGAGTCGTTCAGCAACTCGCCGCCCTGGTTCCAGACGGTCAGCGGCTACGTCTCCGGAGGCCTCGACTCCAGCGCGGACCAGATCCGCACGGACCGCGTCGACGACTTCGCCACCTATCTGGTGCGCGTGACCGAGCGGATGGAGAAGGCCCACGGCATCGAGTTCGACACCATCGCCCCGCTGAACGAGCCCAACACCCCTTACTGGGGTACGCAGATCGGAGCGGACGGTCAGCCCACGGGCGGACGCCAGGAGGGCGCGCACGCGGGACCTGCGCTCCAGGAGAAGGTGCTCCTCGCCCTCGACAAAGCCCTCGACGGGGCGAGGACCGACGCCGAGATCTCCGCGATGGACGAGACCAACCCGAGCATCTTCACCCAGAACTGGAACGCCTACGGCCCCTCCGCGCGAGCCGCCGTCCCCCAGCTCAACGTGCACACCTACGGCACGGGCATGCGCACCAGCGCACGTGACATCGCCAAGGGCGCGGACAAGAAGCTCTGGATGAGCGAGGTCGAGGGCACCTGGGGCACCGGAACCGACTTCACGGGCATGGACCCCGGGCTCGGGATCGCCACGCGCATGGTCGACGACATGCGTGAGCTGGAGCCCTCCGCCTGGGTGTTCTGGCAACCGGTCGAGGACGCCACCCCCCAGGCGGCGGCCGGCAAGAACTGGGGCAGCATCCACGTCCCGTTCAACTGCACGGCCGCGGACACCCTGGAGACCTGCCCGATCCGGGCCAACTCCAAGTTCCACACCATCCGCAACTTCACCCACCACATCCGGCCCGGCGATCACTTCGTGAAGGTCGACGACCCGTCCAGCGTCGCCGCGGTGCGCAAGTCGGGCCGCGCGGCGACCGTGGTGCACGTGAACAGCGGCACGGCCGCACGCTCCGTCACCCTGGACCTCTCGCGCTTCGGCAGGATCTCCCCCCGGGCCTCCGTCACCCCCGTGGTGACCAGCGCCGACGGCGCACTCGTACGCGGCACTCCGGTCCGGGTGGACGACCGATCGGCCACGCTCGCCGTTCCCGCGAAATCGGTCACGACGTTCCTGGTCGAGGGTGTCGGCGGCGTGGCGGAGGATGCAGCCCTCGTGCAGCGCGGCCACCTCTACCGGCTCCAGGGCACACAGAGCGGGAAGTCACTGGCACCGTCGGAGGACGGCAGCGGTGTCGTCGTCCGTACGACTGATGCCGACAGCACCCGACAGCTGTGGTCCGTCCGGCAGTTGACGCGCGGCACCGACAACCGCGAGCGGTACACCCTCACCACCGCACAGGGCGGCAGACGGCTCGCCGTACGTGACAACCAGGCCGTCCTCGACGAACCGGGCACGGCAGGCGGCAAGGTCGCCGAAGCCGCTCAGTGGATCATGTCGACGACGGGGGACGGCAGTTGGACGTTCGTGAACGCCGCCACCGGCCGCTTGCTCGACGTCACCGGGCAGTCCTCCGCCGACGGCGCCACGGTGTCCACGTACACGCCGACGTCGGCGGCCAACCAGCGCTGGGCCGTCACCGACGAGACGGTGCTGCGCACCGAACCGGCCGAGGTGTTCACCGTTCCCGGTCTGCGGCCGACGCTGCCGCAGACGGTGAAGCCGGTGTTCCGGGACGGCGCCCGGGGCTCCCTCCCTGTGGTGTGGGACATTCCGCCGGACCGGAAATGGCGTGATCCGGGGACGGTACGTGTGAAGGGCGAGGCGACCGACCCCCTCGGGCGCACCATCCCCGCGAAGGCGGTCGTCACCGTCGACACGATCGCCTCGACGCTCCCGGGCCGCGCCAAGACCTACGTGGGCGGCAAGCCGCAACTGCCGCCCACGGTCACCGGCGTGGGCCGGCACGGCGGCCGGACCGACCTTCCGGTGAGCTGGAACGCGGCGCCCGACGGGGCGTTCGACACGACCGGGGTCGTGACCCTGCGAGGCGTCGCACGGATCCCCGGCGGCGACACGGCGGTCGCCACCGTACGGGTACAGGTCACCGAACCCGCGGCGACCAACGTGGCACCCGACGAAGACGTCTCCGTCGCCGCGACGTTCACCGAGAGCGGGTACTCCGCGGAGCGTCTGCGCAACGGCAACACGTCCGAGAAGGCCTGGTCCAACTGGAAGCCGGGAAACACCAAGAACCCGTCCGACACCGTCACCTTCACACTGCCACAGGCACGCGACCTGAACCGGCTCGTCGCGCACTTCCACCGCGACGGAAGCAGCTCCTCCTTCCCCGGGAGTATGAAGGTGCAGGTGCGGGCGGCCGACGACGGTCCGTGGGTCGACGCGAGCGACACCGTCGCGGTCGGCACCGAGGGCACACCGGTGGTCGACGTCCCCCTGAAAGCGGGGCCCTCGAACGGGGTGCGCGTGGTGATGACCGCGCGTCAGGGCGGCTACATCACGATGAGCGAGATCGAGGTGTACGCCAGGACGCCCGGCTCCTCCGCCGACGCCGCCGCCGCTTCCGTCGAGGTCGCCGGGAAACCGGTCACGTCGTTCGACCCCGACACGACCACCTATCGGGTCGTCACCGACGACCCGAAGCGGAGCGCGGTCACGGCGACGGCACGCGACCCCTACGCGACCGTGACCGTGGACCGGACCACCGAGTCCGGGAAAACGACGGCCGTCGTCTCCGTGACCAGCGAGGACGGATCGAAGACAAGGAAGTACAGGATCGACCTCGTACGACGCTGA